From Pan paniscus chromosome 9, NHGRI_mPanPan1-v2.0_pri, whole genome shotgun sequence, the proteins below share one genomic window:
- the TRIM5 gene encoding tripartite motif-containing protein 5 isoform X8: MASGILVNVKEEVTCPICLELLTQPLSLDCGHSFCQACLTANHKKSMLDKGESSCPVCRISYQPENIRPNRHVANIVEKLREVKLSPEGQKVDHCAHHGEKLLLFCQEDGKVICWLCERSQEHRGHHTFLTEEVAREYQVKLQAALEMLRQKQQEAEELEADIREEKASWKTQIQYDKTNVLADFEQLRDILDWEESNELQNLEKEEEDILKSLTKSETEMVQQTQSVRELISDLERRLQGSVMELLQGVDGVIKRADRCPTLLG; encoded by the exons ATGGCTTCTGGAATCCTGGTTAATGTAAAGGAGGAGGTGACCTGCCCCAtctgcctggaactcctgacacaACCCCTGAGCCTGGACTGCGGCCACAGCTTCTGCCAAGCATGCCTCACTGCAAACCACAAGAAGTCCATGCTAGACAAAGGAGAGAGTAGCTGCCCTGTGTGCCGGATCAGTTACCAGCCTGAGAACATACGGCCTAATCGGCATGTAGCCAACATAGTGGAGAAGCTCAGGGAGGTCAAGTTGAGCCCAGAGGGGCAGAAAGTTGATCATTGTGCACACCATGGAGAGAAACTTCTACTCTTCTGTCAGGAGGACGGGAAGGTCATTTGCTGGCTTTGTGAGCGGTCTCAGGAGCACCGTGGTCACCACACGTTCCTCACAGAGGAGGTTGCCCGGGAGTACCAA GTGAAGCTCCAGGCAGCTCTggagatgctgaggcagaagcagCAGGAAGCTGAAGAGTTGGAAGCTGACATCAGAGAAGAGAAAGCTTCCTGGAAG ACTCAAATACAGTATGACAAAACCAACGTCTTGGCAGATTTTGAGCAACTGAGAGACATCCTGGACTGGGAGGAGAGCAATGAGCTGCAAAacctggagaaggaggaggaagacatTCTGAAAAGCCTTACGAAGTCTGAAACTGAGATGGTGCAGCAGACCCAGTCCGTGAGAGAGCTCATCTCAGATCTGGAGCGTCGGCTGCAGGGGTCAGTGATGGAGCTGCTTCAG
- the TRIM5 gene encoding tripartite motif-containing protein 5 isoform X7 → MASGILVNVKEEVTCPICLELLTQPLSLDCGHSFCQACLTANHKKSMLDKGESSCPVCRISYQPENIRPNRHVANIVEKLREVKLSPEGQKVDHCAHHGEKLLLFCQEDGKVICWLCERSQEHRGHHTFLTEEVAREYQVKLQAALEMLRQKQQEAEELEADIREEKASWKTQIQYDKTNVLADFEQLRDILDWEESNELQNLEKEEEDILKSLTKSETEMVQQTQSVRELISDLERRLQGSVMELLQDGERDLEEARNFSKKSKESVSSS, encoded by the exons ATGGCTTCTGGAATCCTGGTTAATGTAAAGGAGGAGGTGACCTGCCCCAtctgcctggaactcctgacacaACCCCTGAGCCTGGACTGCGGCCACAGCTTCTGCCAAGCATGCCTCACTGCAAACCACAAGAAGTCCATGCTAGACAAAGGAGAGAGTAGCTGCCCTGTGTGCCGGATCAGTTACCAGCCTGAGAACATACGGCCTAATCGGCATGTAGCCAACATAGTGGAGAAGCTCAGGGAGGTCAAGTTGAGCCCAGAGGGGCAGAAAGTTGATCATTGTGCACACCATGGAGAGAAACTTCTACTCTTCTGTCAGGAGGACGGGAAGGTCATTTGCTGGCTTTGTGAGCGGTCTCAGGAGCACCGTGGTCACCACACGTTCCTCACAGAGGAGGTTGCCCGGGAGTACCAA GTGAAGCTCCAGGCAGCTCTggagatgctgaggcagaagcagCAGGAAGCTGAAGAGTTGGAAGCTGACATCAGAGAAGAGAAAGCTTCCTGGAAG ACTCAAATACAGTATGACAAAACCAACGTCTTGGCAGATTTTGAGCAACTGAGAGACATCCTGGACTGGGAGGAGAGCAATGAGCTGCAAAacctggagaaggaggaggaagacatTCTGAAAAGCCTTACGAAGTCTGAAACTGAGATGGTGCAGCAGACCCAGTCCGTGAGAGAGCTCATCTCAGATCTGGAGCGTCGGCTGCAGGGGTCAGTGATGGAGCTGCTTCAG
- the TRIM22 gene encoding E3 ubiquitin-protein ligase TRIM22: MDFSVKVDIEKEVTCPICLELLTEPLSLDCGHSFCQACITTKIKESVIISRGESSCPVCQTRFQPGNLRPNRHLANIVERVKEVKMSPQEGQKRDVCEHHGKKLQIFCKEDGKVICWVCELSPEHQGHQTFRINEVVKECQEKLQVALQRLIKEDQEAEKLEDDIRQERTAWKNYIQIERQKILKGFNEMRVILDNEEQRELQKLEEGEVNVLDNLAAATDQLVQQRQDASTLISDLQRRLRGSSVEMLQDVIDVMKRSESWTLKKPKSVSKKLKSVFRVPDLSGMLQVLKELTDVQYYWVDVMLNPGSATSNVAISVDQRQVKTVRTCTFKNSNPCDFSAFGVFGCQYFSSGKYYWEVDVSGKIAWILGVHSKISSLNKRKSSGFAFDPSVNYSKVYSKYRPQYGYWVIGLQNTCEYNAFEDSSSSDPKVLTLFMAVPPCRIGVFLDYEAGIVSFFNVTNHGALIYKFSGCHFSRPAYPYFNPWNCLVPMTVCPPSS, translated from the exons ATGGATTTCTCAGTAAAGGTAGACATAGAGAAGGAGGTGACCTGCCCCATCTGCCTGGAGCTCCTGACAGAACCTCTGAGCCTAGATTGTGGCCACAGCTTCTGCCAAGCCTGCATCACTACAAAGATCAAGGAGTCAGTGATCATCTCAAGAGGGGAAAGCAGCTGTCCTGTGTGTCAGACCAGATTCCAGCCTGGGAACCTCCGACCTAATCGGCATCTGGCCAACATAGTTGAGAGAGTCAAAGAGGTCAAGATGAGCCCACAGGAGGGGCAGAAGAGAGATGTCTGTGAGCACCATGGAAAAAAACTCCAGATCTTCTGTAAGGAGGATGGAAAAGTCATTTGCTGGGTTTGTGAACTGTCTCCGGAACACCAAGGTCACCAAACATTCCGCATAAACGAGGTGGTCAAGGAATGTCAG GAAAAGCTGCAGGTAGCCCTGCAGAGGCTGATAAAGGAGGATCAAGAGGCTGAGAAGCTGGAAGATGACATCAGACAAGAGAGAACCGCCTGGAAG AATTATATCCAGATCGAGAGACAGAAGATTCTGAAAGGGTTCAATGAAATGAGAGTCATCTTGGACAATGAGGAGCAGAGAGAGCTGCAAAAGCTGGAGGAAGGTGAGGTGAATGTGCTGGATAACCTGGCAGCAGCTACAGACCAGCTGGTCCAGCAGAGGCAGGATGCCAGCACGCTCATCTCAGACCTCCAGCGGAGGTTGAGGGGATCGTCAGTAGAGATGCTGCAG GATGTGATTGACGTCATGAAAAG GAGTGAAAGCTGGACATTGAAGAAGCCAAAATCTGTTTCCAAGAAACTAAAGAGTGTATTCCGAGTACCAGATCTGAGTGGGATGCTGCAAGTTCTTAAAG AGCTGACAGATGTCCAGTActactggg TGGATGTGATGCTGAATCCAGGCAGTGCCACTTCGAATGTTGCTATTTCTGTGGATCAGAGACAAGTGAAAACTGTACGCACCTGCACATTTAAGAATTCAAATCCATGTGATTTttctgcttttggtgtcttcgGCTGCCAATATTTCTCTTCGGGGAAATATTACTGGGAAGTAGATGTGTCTGGAAAGATTGCCTGGATCCTGGGCGTACACAGTAAAATAAGTAGTCTGAATAAAAGGAAGAGCTCTGGGTTTGCTTTTGATCCAAGTGTAAATTATTCAAAAGTTTACTCCAAATATAGACCTCAATATGGCTACTGGGTTATAGGATTACAGAATACATGTGAATATAATGCTTTTGAGGACTCCTCCTCTTCTGATCCCAAGGTTTTGACTCTCTTTATGGCTGTGCCTCCCTGTCGTATTGGGGTTTTCCTAGACTATGAGGCAGGCATTGTCTCATTTTTCAATGTCACAAACCACGGAGCACTCATCTACAAGTTCTCTGGATGTCACTTTTCTCGACCTGCTTATCCGTATTTCAATCCTTGGAACTGCCTAGTCCCCATGACTGTGTGCCCACCGAGCTCCTGA